Below is a window of Camelina sativa cultivar DH55 chromosome 11, Cs, whole genome shotgun sequence DNA.
gtatattttaacagtaaaatatatttgtgtttacaaatacatttttagtggtaatgtagattAGATTtctaaatggatatacattagtgtattatagcaaaaaaaaaaaatttgtgtgtacaaatatcattcgcctcgatctctaaaccttgattttttttttatggttttacagattgcccataaaattcaTGGTAATTGAAAAAGTTGATCAGGATTACCCTGTTGAGAGGCTTCCCTcctgaaaacaaaatccaaattcgagtacaccgactcatatggaaaaccctaTGATGATACcgaattatatgtcggtttgggtttacaaatgagatggttagggtttagattttacaattatagggatattatatgtcagtttggatttataagTGAGATAGTTAGGCTtgaaattttacaattagaatgaaattatatatcggtttgggtttataaaagagtggtttaagttattagttttataataatttatacatattttattttttttattttataatgagGTAAAGAAAGATGTTCACCCCgcaatatttaacttttcttaattaaaagtatacggaaattgtttccttaatttgttttgcttattaatttaattttgaattattttttaaatgaaatattagatagaacatactgattggttgagaggggAGAAGAGtaaacctaagtatttttctttacttttatagatagtttttacttactaaaaatatttactttatattctttgttaaaattaattttattttaaaaactctaaacccgcacatcgggcgggtcctaatctggtatattaataatattcatCCGCATACTTGTgccgccaaaaaaaaattaaaaaaaataatattgacaCAAAGATTcattttaattaagtaaaaacttaaaattcaaattatttttagtatCCATTAATGTCTCGAAACCtatatgtaaaagtaaaattaatatattagatgTGCAAAAACTAATACTATGActtaaccaaatatatatacaaattactCACAACTAACAAATGAATATATGAAGCACACTGGGTTAGAAAACGAAAGGTAAGAAAGGACATTGTATGATTGATTCTATTTTTGGATCACGAAAATGCGAATAATTGCGAGTCTGAGACGAGGCCACGACTTCTTGACAAGATTCTTgatgataagaaaattaatgGAGCAGCTGAGCTGAAGAAAATGACGAGGAAACATGGAGTAGGCTCACTCTCTTCTTTATCCAATTTTCAGTGGTCCAAATTAATAACCAcctttcaaaaatacccataaaaaatccaaaagaaccTATTACCATCaaagaatataatttaatttttttcttaaacctaACGACATACTAACATAATCAGGGGATAGTGTTAATCTATAGATATGGTGGTGAACTGATTAAAACGCAATACTTTTGGTATAACGTGCTAAGAAAATCAGGGAATAATGTTAATCTAATAATTATTTGATTGACCTAGTTGAAgacactttttaattttaagtatGATTTTATGGGatggatataaaaaaatttctatgtaTAATAATACATACTCCCTCCGATTAAAAACAGTTGTTATTTTaggtctaattttttttttcagttttgttgttgttctctcttTCCAATGTCAGTTTTAGTAGAAATTATCTCATTTCCTCTtcttaaatgaataaaaaataaatcttttagaATTCTAAtagtcaaataaaaatataatacaacatttatctgttttgttttcttaatttatgtgaaaaattATAGAACGATAAGTAAcacaaggagaagaaaaaaactctttCAGTGAAGTAATTTAATTGCTATAAATGAATAGGGTGGGAAGGTGCATATAGTAATCAGCGTAGTCAATCCTACACTTTTAACATTCATTCACTTTCCTTTTTCAATTATCTCTGCTTAGATGTATGTTGTCATGTCTACccttatatataaatgaacaCAGAATagatgtaagaaaataaaaaacaaacaaaaatatgaacaaaGAATAATAGTAAAAAAGTCACTTTCATTTGTTATCTCTAATTTACAAAGCATTAGTAGCTTTCATTTGTTGTGATATTGATCATGGCCAAAATATCATGTTCTTATTATTTCCTCATAATCATGCTTGTGTTCTCAGGTAATTTCATGATTTCCCCTTCCAAACATGaaaagtattcatttttttaacattacataaaatattttagtggGCGCACATATATCACCTCATAacatgatattattattttatattcagCGGTTGAGAAAGCTAAGGGAAATCTATGTACTAAAATCATCAATCCAGAAACTCCATATTGTGACCTTGTTGACTGTCGTCTAAACTGCTATATGGGATACAATGGAGTTGGAAAATGTTTGAAAACCAAACTTGGTAGAGATCCTAAATGTGTTTGTACTTATAATTGTTAAAGAgacaaattttctaaataataatatattaaaattaagaaaataatttccTTGATTCTATATGAATAAAATTCTGGAAGTTCTTcaggccttttttttttttttttttatcaacgtTCTTCAAGCCTTCTTATGATTGAATATataacaattagaaaaaaaaataggagatTTCAGTCACCTTTATTgataagttttaaaacaattacGGCTAgatttggaataaaaaaaactaatgatacaaattaataaaatatataatgttaatGATCTTAATTTTACTAACCAAACTTTTAGAGCTCTTCATCATTTCTTGAATttcttatgatgatgatgaacagtttcaaaaaaaaagaaaaat
It encodes the following:
- the LOC109127468 gene encoding putative defensin-like protein 158 isoform X2 — translated: MAKISCSYYFLIIMLVFSAVEKAKGNLCTKIINPETPYCDLVDCRLNCYMGYNGVGKCLKTKLGRDPKCVCTYNC
- the LOC109127468 gene encoding putative defensin-like protein 154 isoform X1, which gives rise to MAKISCSYYFLIIMLVFSVYSAVEKAKGNLCTKIINPETPYCDLVDCRLNCYMGYNGVGKCLKTKLGRDPKCVCTYNC